In the Raineyella fluvialis genome, CGGCCTTGGTGACGCTCTCCGGCTGCGGATCGGGCGGCTCCTCCTCGGGAGGCTATGGGGCAGGGGGCGGCGCGACTGCCTCGGCCTCAGCCTCAGCCACTACATCGGCCTCGGCTTCCGCCTCCACGTCGGCGGCGGCCAGCACGGCCGGTCTCAAGGTCGCCGACTCCTCGCTCGGCAAGATCGTGGTGGCCGACAACGGGATGACCGTGTACCAGTTCACCAAGGACGTGAAGGACTCCGGCAAGAGCAGTTGCACCGGCGGCTGTCTCAAAGCCTGGCCGCCCGTCCTCACCACCCAGGCCACCCCGGCCCTCCAGGGCATCACCGGCACGGTGGGCACCATCACCACCCCGGAGGGCGCCAAGCAGGTCACCCTCAACGGCCTGCCGCTGTACTACTGGGCCTCCGACACCAAACCGGGTGACACGACAGGGCAGGGCGTCCAGGGCGTATGGTACGTCGTCTCCCCGTCCGGCTCGATGATGAAGTGAGTCCGATGCCGACCCCCGCCTCCGACGACTCCATCCGCGACCGTCTGGACGCCGCCGTCCCCCAGGCGCTGCGGGAGAACGACCAGCCCGCGGTCGAGGCCGCCGAGGAGACGATCGGCGTCATCGAGAGCGCCGCCGAGGCGGCGGTCGGCCCGCTGACCGAGGCCGAGATGTTCGCGATCGTGGTGGCCGAGGCCGCGGCCCGTGAATCGCTCGCCGCCGAGAAGCGCGCTGCCGGTGACACGGCCGCGGCGGATCGTCTGATCGCTCAAGCGACCTACCTGCGGGAGTTCACCGCCTGAACCGGGTCACTCCAGCCCCGGCACCACGCACACCAGGCACGGCGCCTCGCGCAGGACCCGATCGGCGGTCGACCCGAGCACGGCCCGGACGAATCCCCCGCGGCCGCGCGATCCGATCACGAGCGCACGGACGGACTCCCCCTCGGCGAGGGCGACCAGCGCGTCGGCGGCGTCCTCGCCGACCAGGGGGAGGAACTCGGTGTCCGGCACCTGCAGGGCGGTGGCGGCCGCCACCAGGATCTGCTCGGCCTCGTCGGCCTGGCGACGTTCCACCAACTCCTCGAAAGCCCCTTCCCCGACGGACCGTGGCGGCCCCACGACAGTGGCCACCGCCAGCGGCAGATCACGCGCCAGCAGCGGCACGACAGCCGCCCCGGCACGGACCGAGCGCTCCGAGCCGTCCACGCAGACCACCACGGGACCGGCGGGCGGCGCCTCGACCTCTCCGCCGCCGACCAGGACCGGACACGGCGCGTGCCGGACAAGGTGCTCCGAGAACGAGCCGAGGACGAGGCGGGCGGCCCCACCCAGCCCTCGGGAACCGACGATAACCAGAGCCGCCCCGACCGCTGCGAGGTGATCGACCACGACGGGACCGGGCGGCCCCACCAGCACCCGTACGGACTCCGGCGCCAGCCCCAACCGCCCGGCGATGCCGACGCCGACCTCCCGGCCGGACTCCCGGGCCTCCTCGCGCGCCGCCGCCAGGTCGGTGGCGACGAACGCGGTGCTGAACGACCCGCCCGGCATAGGGCCGGGCACGCCCGGGTCGAGGATGATGTCAGGGACCGCCGTGACGACCTGGATCGTCCAGCGCGACCGGTCGAGCAGCGACAGGCCGGCCTCGATCGCCGCCAACGAAACATCTGAACCGTCCGTGCAGCAGACCACCGTGTCGCTCATGCCGACCTCCTCGTCGCCAGGCTCTGTGCTCCCAAGGTAGCGCCGCGCATCGTCCCGCAGCACGGGACAAATGGACCTATTATTCCTACATCTTTAGGGGTGCATTGACTCGACTTATATGTGCTTCTAGGGTCGAGTCACGACGAGCCGGAGCCCACCCACCATGTCGAGGAGTGACATGACCACCATCCTGACCAGACCCGATGTCGCATCCGCGACGCCGATTCCCGTCACCGTACGCCCGAGGGGCGCCGCGACGTCCTCCAGCGCCGACCAGGTTGTCCGGCGGCACCGCGATCGCCATCGCCATCGCATGGCCCCGCCGCGATGGCTGAGCCTCCTCGTGCTGGTCCTCGGCTGGCAGGTGACCGGGAGCACCGGTCTCCTGCCGGGCGACGTCCTCGCGACGCCGGCCACCATCGCCGCCACCGCCTGGCAACTGCTGACCAACGGCCAGCTCATCGACGCGCTCGGTGTCTCCCTGGGCCGGGTCGGCATCGGTCTGGTCACCGGCCTGCTGGCGGGCACGGTGCTGGGGCTGCTCACCGGCCTGTCCCGGTGGGGAGACGCCCTCGTCGATCCGCCGCTGCAGGCGCTGCGTACGCTTCCCCATCTGGGCCTGGTGCCGCTGTTCATCCTGTGGTTCGGGATCGGTGAGTTCCCCAAGGTCCTGCTCATCGCCCTGGGTGTGATGTTCCCGATCTACCTCAACCTGCACAGCGCCGTGCGTGGCGTGGACCGCGCGCTGCTCGAGGTGGCCGCCGTCAACGGGCTGGGCCGGTGGCGTACTCTCCGCGAGGTCATCCTCCCCTCGGTCACCGCGCCGTGGCTGGTGGCGCTGCGGCAAGCGCTGGCCATCGCCTGGCTGACGCTGATCGTCTCCGAACAGGTCAACGCCAGCGCCGGTCTCGGCTACCTGATCAACAACGCCCGCGACTTCCTGCAGACCGACGTGATCGTGGTCGGGCTGGTGGTCTATGCGGTCCTCGGTCTGGTCTCCGACGGAATCGTCCGGGGCGCCGAACACCGCTTCCTCGCCTGGCGCGCAGGGACGGTGCTGCGATGACCCCGACTCTGCCCGGCACGTCTCTGCCCCGCACCGACCTGCCGCCCACCACGGTCTCCCTGCGTTCGGTCAGCCGCCGCTACGGGAAGTCCACCGTCCTCGACGGTCTGGACCTCGACATCGGCGCCGGGGACTTCGTCGCCCTCCTCGGCCGCTCGGGCTCGGGCAAGTCGACCCTGCTGCGGGCGCTCGCCGGTCTCGATGCCGAGGCGACCGGCACCGTCGAGGTCACCGGTGCGACCTCGGTCGCGTTCCAGCAGCCGCGCCTGCTGCCGTGGCGCCGGGTGTGGCAGAACGTCGTCCTGGGGCTTCCCCGCACGGCCGCCACCCGGGAGCGGGCCGCGGCCGCCCTGGCCGAGGTCGACCTCGCCGGCTACGGCGAGCGCTGGCCGGCGACCCTGTCCGGCGGCCAGGCCCAGCGGGTCTCCCTGGCCCGGGCCCTTGTCCGCGAGCCGGCGCTGCTCCTCCTGGACGAACCCTTCGGCGCCCTCGACGCCCTCACCCGGCTGGCGATGCATGACGTCCTCGAGGAGCTGTGGCGCCGCCACCGGTTCGCCGTGCTCCTCGTCACCCATGACGTGGACGAGGCGGTCCGGCTCGCCGATCGTCTCCTCGTCCTGCGGGACGGCCGCATCCAGGCCGACCACCGCAACCCCACCGACCGGCCCCGTACCCGCGCGGCCACCGCAGACCTGCGCCAGCAGGTCCTCACCGATCTGGGAGTGACCCACCATGACTGACCTCCGACAACGACACCGCGCGCCGCTGGCCCTGGTCGTCCTGATGCTCGCCACGCTGCTCTCGGCCTGCAGTGGGGCCCAGGCGACGACGGCCACCCGGACGGTCCCTACGCCCGGGCCGGTGAGCAGCGCCGATCTGGCCGGCGTCACCCTCAAGGTCGGGGACCAGAAGGCCGGGCTCCAGGCCCTCCTCAAGGCCTCCGGGCAGGACAAGGACCTGCCGTACGCCGTCGAGTGGTCCACCTTCACCGCCGGGCCGCCGCTGCTCGAGGCCGCCGCGTCCGGTGCGATCGACGTCGGCACGGTGGGCAACACGCCACCGATCTTCGCCGGTGCGGCGAAGTCCCCGGTCTCGATCGTCTCGGCCAGCCGCGGCGAAGGTCAGGGCGACGCGATCCTCGTCGCCAAGGGATCCACCGCCACCTCCCTGGCCGACCTCAAGGGCCGGACGATCGCGGTGACCAAGGGCAGCAGTGCCCATGGCCACCTCCTCCTCGCGCTCCGCAAGGCGGGCCTGCAGCCGAGCGACGTGAAGATCTCCTACGTCTCACCCTCCGACGGCTACGCGGCCCTGAAGAACGGTGCCGCGGACGCCTGGGCGGTCTGGGATCCCTACACCGCGGCGGCGGAGAAGGAGATCGGCGCACGCATCCTCGTCAGCGGCGTCGGGATCGTCAACGGACTCGGCTTCCAGGTGGCGTCCAACCGGTCGCTCGCCGACGCCGGCAAGAACGCGGCCATCGCCGACCTGGTCACCCGGTCGGCCCGTGCGTATCAGTGGTCCGCCAGCCACCCGGACGAGTGGGCCAGGGTC is a window encoding:
- a CDS encoding ABC transporter substrate-binding protein — its product is MTDLRQRHRAPLALVVLMLATLLSACSGAQATTATRTVPTPGPVSSADLAGVTLKVGDQKAGLQALLKASGQDKDLPYAVEWSTFTAGPPLLEAAASGAIDVGTVGNTPPIFAGAAKSPVSIVSASRGEGQGDAILVAKGSTATSLADLKGRTIAVTKGSSAHGHLLLALRKAGLQPSDVKISYVSPSDGYAALKNGAADAWAVWDPYTAAAEKEIGARILVSGVGIVNGLGFQVASNRSLADAGKNAAIADLVTRSARAYQWSASHPDEWARVYSSETGLSLDVTTVQAHRSIKRPITLDPEAIRSSQDLTDALASGGFIPASFDVSTIVDHRYDAAVAAVIGKA
- a CDS encoding ABC transporter permease: MTTILTRPDVASATPIPVTVRPRGAATSSSADQVVRRHRDRHRHRMAPPRWLSLLVLVLGWQVTGSTGLLPGDVLATPATIAATAWQLLTNGQLIDALGVSLGRVGIGLVTGLLAGTVLGLLTGLSRWGDALVDPPLQALRTLPHLGLVPLFILWFGIGEFPKVLLIALGVMFPIYLNLHSAVRGVDRALLEVAAVNGLGRWRTLREVILPSVTAPWLVALRQALAIAWLTLIVSEQVNASAGLGYLINNARDFLQTDVIVVGLVVYAVLGLVSDGIVRGAEHRFLAWRAGTVLR
- a CDS encoding universal stress protein, whose protein sequence is MSDTVVCCTDGSDVSLAAIEAGLSLLDRSRWTIQVVTAVPDIILDPGVPGPMPGGSFSTAFVATDLAAAREEARESGREVGVGIAGRLGLAPESVRVLVGPPGPVVVDHLAAVGAALVIVGSRGLGGAARLVLGSFSEHLVRHAPCPVLVGGGEVEAPPAGPVVVCVDGSERSVRAGAAVVPLLARDLPLAVATVVGPPRSVGEGAFEELVERRQADEAEQILVAAATALQVPDTEFLPLVGEDAADALVALAEGESVRALVIGSRGRGGFVRAVLGSTADRVLREAPCLVCVVPGLE
- a CDS encoding ABC transporter ATP-binding protein; translation: MTPTLPGTSLPRTDLPPTTVSLRSVSRRYGKSTVLDGLDLDIGAGDFVALLGRSGSGKSTLLRALAGLDAEATGTVEVTGATSVAFQQPRLLPWRRVWQNVVLGLPRTAATRERAAAALAEVDLAGYGERWPATLSGGQAQRVSLARALVREPALLLLDEPFGALDALTRLAMHDVLEELWRRHRFAVLLVTHDVDEAVRLADRLLVLRDGRIQADHRNPTDRPRTRAATADLRQQVLTDLGVTHHD